The Actinomycetota bacterium genome includes the window GGGGCCGTCAGCATCGCGCAGGCGTCACGTAAGGCGTATGAGTAGTGCGTGAAGGCAGCAGGATTCATCACTACCGGCAACCCCTGATCAGCGGCTTCGTGCAGCCAATCAATCAATTGCGCCTCGTCATTGGTCTGCCGAATATCAGCCGACATGCCATAGGACTCCGCTGCCTCACGGCACATCTGACTCAACTCAGCAAAAGTGGTGCGCCCGTAAACGTCGGGTTCGCGCACTCCCAGGCGATTGAGGTTCGGGCCATTAAGCACAAGCACCGTACGTGACATATATGAAGCCTAATGCGGACAGCCGCGGAACTTCAGCGCGCAATCGCCGCGTATGCCGCCTCAAGAAGCTGTTCTTCCGGGCCATCCCAAGAGACGGGGGACCCGATGCCATCCAGAACAACGAAGCGAATCACTGAACCGCGAGCCTTCTTGTCCAGGCTCATCGCCTTGATGAGTTCGGGCCAAAGGCCTGCTGGATAGGAAGTTGGCAGACCCAGGCTTCCAAGAATCTGGAAATGCAGAGCAGCATCTGCGGGGTTCAGACGCCCGCCGAGCCGGGCCAGCTCAGCTACAAAGCACATGCCAACGCTGATTGCCGCCCCGTGCCGCCAGGCGTACTGCTCAAGGTGCTCAACTGCATGACCCAGGGTGTGCCCGTAGTTCAGCACCTCACGACCAAGCGCAGAGCCGGCTCGAACCTCGCGGAAGTCTGAGCCGACCACAGTTGCCTTCACCTGCACTGCCCGCGCGATCAGCTCAATCATCACGTCACTTGACGGATCAGTGGCAGCCGCAAGGTCGGCCTGCACGATGCGAAGGATCTCAGGATCGGAGGTGAAGCCAACCTTGACTACTTCGGCCAAGCCAGCGTTGATATCGCTTTGATCCAAAGTCTCAAGCAGGTCGACATCGCAAATCACACCGACCGGGCTGTAGAACGAGCCGACAAGATTCTTGCCTGCCGAGGTGTTGATCCCCGTCTTGCCGCCAACGGCGGCGTCGACCATGCCCAACACTGTTGTGGGCACGTGCACCAAGGGAATCCCGCGCAACCAGGTGGCAGCGGCGAATCCGGCGAGATCTGTCGTCGCTCCGCCGCCCAGACTCACGATCGTGTCATTGCGAGTGAATCCGGCTGCTCCGAGCTGAGCCCAGCATTGCGCGAGTACTTCACTGGTCTTCGCCGCTTCAGCATCAGGCAACTGGATTCCGAGAATCTCGTAGCCCTCAACACTGAGCATGGCTTCAAGGGCAGCGGCACGCTCACTCAACGTAGGTGCGTGCACGATGGCAATTCGCGTGGACCCTTCAAGCAATGAGTGCAATTCCGAAAGCACGCCACGTCCGATGACAACGTCGTACTCCCGTTCGGCGCTGACGTGAATGCGGTGACTAGTCATGTGACGTCACACTGCTGGCTTCATCGCGGGCCTTGAGCAGATCCACGAGCTCGTCGACCACCTCACGAACCTTGCGTCCACTGGTGTTGACGGTAATGGAGCTGACTTCTTCGTAGAGCGGTGCCCGCTCAGCCATCAGTTCTGCCATCTTTCCGCGCACATTGCCGATAAGGAGCGGCCTAGCCGTATTCATGCCAACGCGACTTGTTGCCGAGGCAAGATCGACCTGAAGCCAGATCACTTGCTCACCCCGCAGAGCTTCACGAGTACTCGGGTTCACTATCGCTCCCCCGCCGAGCGCGAGCACACCAGTGCTGTCCCGCAGTGCCTGTGAAATGACCTCGAGCTCTTTGGCGCGAAATGCCGGCTCACCGAGAGTCACAAAGATGTCAGACACCGACATGCCCATCGCTGCCTCGATCAGTGCATCAGCGTCAGCGAAGTCCACGCCCATTGCAGTGGCAAGCCTCTTGCCAACAGTTGACTTGCCGGACCCGGGAGCGCCGACCAGCACCGCCACGGGACTCATCGGATGGTCAGATTTGCGAGATAGGCCTGCACATTGCGTCTGGTCTCGGCAACGCTGTCTCCGCCGAATTTCTCCGTGATGGCGTCTGCCAGCACCAACGCAACCATCGCTTCGGCAACGACACCTGCAGCGGGCACAGCACACACATCGGAACGCTGATTGATGGCTGGCGCGGCCTCACCGGTGGCAATGTCAACAGTGCGCAAGGCTCGTGGAATTGTCGAGATTGGCTTCATAGCAGCGCGCACCCGCAGAGTCTCACCTGTGGACATACCGCCTTCGGTACCGCCGGACTTGCCTGAAGTGCGCTCAAGCCCGAACTCTCCCGCGATGATCTCGTCCTGAGCGTCACTGCCGCGCACAGCAGCCAGACCAAAGCCGTCACCGATCTCCACGCCCTTGATCGCCTGAATGCCCATCAGTGCGGCAGCCAGACGGGAATCAAGGCGCCGATCCCAGTGCACATGGCTGCCAAGGCCAGGCGGAAGTTGGGTGGCAATGACTTCGACGACGCCGCCCAGAGTGTCTCCCTCGCGATGCGCGAGGCTTACTTCTTCCTCCATTGCGGCCGCCGTCTTGGGATCAAAGCAGCGGGCGGGGTCGTCGTCGATTGCTGCCAGGTCAGCCGGCGAGGGCAACGCTCCTTCAGGGCTGGCAATTGATCCGATGCGTACCACGTGGCTGAAGACCTCAATGCCGGCAATCTGGCGAAGGAAGGCTTTGGCGACCGCACCAAGGGCGACTCGAGCCGCAGTCTCGCGGGCACTGGCACGTTCCAGAATTGGCCGCGCATCCGTGAATCCGTACTTCTGCATGCCCACCAGATCAGCGTGACCTGGTCGAGGCCGGGTCAAGGGTGCATTGCGAGCCAGGCTTGCAAGTTCTTCGGCATCAACTGGGTCCGGCGACATCACGACCTGCCATTTTGGCCATTCGGTGTTGCCGACTTCGATTGCTACCGGTCCGCCGAGTGTCAGGCCATGACGGATGCCTCCGATGATGCGCACTTCGTCCTTCTCGAACTTCATGCGAGCACCGCGACCAACGCCCAATCGGCGTCGCTGCAATTCCACAGAAATATCCCCGGAGGTCACTTCGATACCCGCGGGCAGGCCTTCGACGATCGCTACAAGGGCTGGACCATGCGATTCACCCGCAGTCAGCCAACGCACCATGCCCTAATCCTGTCAGATCCGATTTTGCCTGCACGGCAAGCGCATCAGTTCAGGCTGGCGCGCATTGCATCGACAGGTCCGTCGAGCCCGGTCATCAGCCGCACTTGCTCAACGGCCTGCCACAGCAGCATTGATCGCCCGCTCGCGATCTGAGTTGTAGGCCAAGCAGCGGCCAAAGGCGTCGGCCATGGGTGATAGGCCACATCGAGCAAGGCGGCAGAAGTGCTGCCAGCAACTTGGGCCCATGGTGCTCCAGCGTCCCCGGGTAGCGAGCTCAGCACAAGTGACACATCAAGACTCGATGGCTTGGGTTCCCATGCAACCGCGCTCGCTGACAGGCCGAGGGATTCAGCAAGCTCAAGCAACTCAGCGACTTGCTCGGGTCGGCGGGCAGCGACGCCCACAGATCCAACCCGCATCTGTGCAAGGGCGGCGATGCCGCTGCGCGCTGTGGCGCCTGCACCAAGAATCAGGGCCGAGTCCAGATCTGAGCCAAGGCCGATCTCCTCAAGTGAGCGCACGATCCCGGTGACATCGGTATTGGTGCCCGACCATCCGGTGGCAGTGGGCAGCAAGGTGTTCACGGAACGAATGGACAATGCGGTGGGATCAACCAGCTCGCACAGCTCGATGGCCACTTCCTTCAAGGGCATCGTCAGAGACAGCCCTGCCCATGAATCATCAAGCTGAGCAAGGAAATGGGCAAGTTCACTCTCGTCTACTTCGATGGCGTCGTACGTCCAATCAAGCCCCAGTGCTGCGTATGCGGCTCGATGCAGAGCGGGACTCAGACTGTGCGCGATAGGAGAACCAAGAACCGCAGCACGCTTCATCGCCTGATTCTCACCCATGCGTTCTGAGATATTCGGTCAGAACTGCCTTATCGCGAAGGAACTTTGAGTAGTTGCGCGCGAATCTGGTCTCGCCAGTGTCGGGATTCACGGTGACGAAGTACAGCCACTTGCCCGGGGCCGGGGACAGCGCCGCCATTATTGCGGCGGACCCAGGCGAATTGATCGGGGTTGGCGGGATGCCCTTGTTCACGTATGTGTTGTAGGGCGTGTCGCTCTTGAGCTGCTCGCCGGTGAGGCTGAGTTGGGTGATGCCAAGTCCGTACGCAACTGTTGAGTCCAACTGCAGAGGCATGCCCGCTTCGAGTCGGTTGTAGATGACTCTTGAGACCTTTGTATAGTCGCCTGGGTGACCCTCGGCCTGAATCATCGAAGCAATGACCATGATGCTGTATGGATCTGACTGCAAGGCTGCTGCTCTCGCTTCAAGATCCAGTTCCCTGCTCTCCTGGTTGAAGCGCTTGAACAGCATCTTCACCACATCGTCAGCTGACTCATCGCCAGCGAGGTCATAGCTCGCCGGAAAGAGCATGCCCTCTGGCTGGCCCTTTGCCCAAGCCGGAAGTCCGAGTGCTGCCGAATTCTTCAAGGACTCGTCAAGGCTCTCAGTCGCAATCCCGGTGGCCTGCGCTGTTGTCTGAACGCTTTGTTGCAGACGCAGGCCTTCAGGCAAGACGAGTCGACTGTCAGCGCGTGACTTCGGATCCAGCATCAACGCAAGTGCACCTTCGCCACTCATCTCCCGCAGCAGGGTGTACCGCCCTGGGCCGATGGTCTGCGACTTGTCGTTGCCCTGCGCCGCATCCAGGAACGCGGATTCTGATGCCACCACTCCGGCTTGCACCAGCGTGTTGGCGATGCCGGAGAGTGAGTCGCCGCGTACCACGATGACGACAGCCTTACCAGTACCAGGCCCCGAGAAATCGCTCCCACCGCCGCTAGCGACGAAGACCACGATCAATGCGAGCACTGCAACAACAGACACCACAAGTGTGACGAGCCGATTGCGACGAGACATCATCGTGACCTG containing:
- the aroQ gene encoding type II 3-dehydroquinate dehydratase, whose protein sequence is MSRTVLVLNGPNLNRLGVREPDVYGRTTFAELSQMCREAAESYGMSADIRQTNDEAQLIDWLHEAADQGLPVVMNPAAFTHYSYALRDACAMLTAPLIEVHLSNPSAREEFRHTSVIAGVASGTIAGFGVDSYLLALEQIARLTA
- the aroB gene encoding 3-dehydroquinate synthase — translated: MTSHRIHVSAEREYDVVIGRGVLSELHSLLEGSTRIAIVHAPTLSERAAALEAMLSVEGYEILGIQLPDAEAAKTSEVLAQCWAQLGAAGFTRNDTIVSLGGGATTDLAGFAAATWLRGIPLVHVPTTVLGMVDAAVGGKTGINTSAGKNLVGSFYSPVGVICDVDLLETLDQSDINAGLAEVVKVGFTSDPEILRIVQADLAAATDPSSDVMIELIARAVQVKATVVGSDFREVRAGSALGREVLNYGHTLGHAVEHLEQYAWRHGAAISVGMCFVAELARLGGRLNPADAALHFQILGSLGLPTSYPAGLWPELIKAMSLDKKARGSVIRFVVLDGIGSPVSWDGPEEQLLEAAYAAIAR
- a CDS encoding shikimate kinase, whose amino-acid sequence is MSPVAVLVGAPGSGKSTVGKRLATAMGVDFADADALIEAAMGMSVSDIFVTLGEPAFRAKELEVISQALRDSTGVLALGGGAIVNPSTREALRGEQVIWLQVDLASATSRVGMNTARPLLIGNVRGKMAELMAERAPLYEEVSSITVNTSGRKVREVVDELVDLLKARDEASSVTSHD
- the aroC gene encoding chorismate synthase, producing the protein MVRWLTAGESHGPALVAIVEGLPAGIEVTSGDISVELQRRRLGVGRGARMKFEKDEVRIIGGIRHGLTLGGPVAIEVGNTEWPKWQVVMSPDPVDAEELASLARNAPLTRPRPGHADLVGMQKYGFTDARPILERASARETAARVALGAVAKAFLRQIAGIEVFSHVVRIGSIASPEGALPSPADLAAIDDDPARCFDPKTAAAMEEEVSLAHREGDTLGGVVEVIATQLPPGLGSHVHWDRRLDSRLAAALMGIQAIKGVEIGDGFGLAAVRGSDAQDEIIAGEFGLERTSGKSGGTEGGMSTGETLRVRAAMKPISTIPRALRTVDIATGEAAPAINQRSDVCAVPAAGVVAEAMVALVLADAITEKFGGDSVAETRRNVQAYLANLTIR
- a CDS encoding shikimate dehydrogenase, which gives rise to MKRAAVLGSPIAHSLSPALHRAAYAALGLDWTYDAIEVDESELAHFLAQLDDSWAGLSLTMPLKEVAIELCELVDPTALSIRSVNTLLPTATGWSGTNTDVTGIVRSLEEIGLGSDLDSALILGAGATARSGIAALAQMRVGSVGVAARRPEQVAELLELAESLGLSASAVAWEPKPSSLDVSLVLSSLPGDAGAPWAQVAGSTSAALLDVAYHPWPTPLAAAWPTTQIASGRSMLLWQAVEQVRLMTGLDGPVDAMRASLN
- the mltG gene encoding endolytic transglycosylase MltG; the encoded protein is MMSRRNRLVTLVVSVVAVLALIVVFVASGGGSDFSGPGTGKAVVIVVRGDSLSGIANTLVQAGVVASESAFLDAAQGNDKSQTIGPGRYTLLREMSGEGALALMLDPKSRADSRLVLPEGLRLQQSVQTTAQATGIATESLDESLKNSAALGLPAWAKGQPEGMLFPASYDLAGDESADDVVKMLFKRFNQESRELDLEARAAALQSDPYSIMVIASMIQAEGHPGDYTKVSRVIYNRLEAGMPLQLDSTVAYGLGITQLSLTGEQLKSDTPYNTYVNKGIPPTPINSPGSAAIMAALSPAPGKWLYFVTVNPDTGETRFARNYSKFLRDKAVLTEYLRTHG